The genomic window TTTGTTGCTTAGTTGGGCAAATGCTTGAAAAAAGAGAATTGCGTTTTTATATCCTCCTAAGCCACTTAATAGGAAATAGGGTTTATGTATACCATATTTATATTTAAAAGCGTTTATTTCAACTTCAGAAGCAGGGCAAAAGAGAGAATCTACCCCACAATGGGCAACGGTAATTGATTCTAATGGTATATATGGGAAAAATGTACTTAAGTCCTTAGCTGTGTTTTCTGATATAGCAATAAAAGCAGAGGCGTGTTTAATTCCGTTATGTTTTTCTGTCCACATCGGTTCATTTAAGTTGCCTCCTAGTACTTCTGGTATCATGTCATAAGCCATGAATACAGAAGGGGTAGTAATGGGGGTGGTGTAGTAGCTTGAAATAAATAATTCTGCTCCTTCTTCGTCGCAAACTTGCTGAAGAATCTGGCGATCGCCCTCAGTATTGTTATAGTCGTAGGCGTGAATAGTACGATAATTAATGCCATTAATTTTTGGTGCAGTATTAGCCCGATCTAAGACCAATATATGTTCAGCAAATTTGGTGTTTGCCCATTGCTCTAAAAGGGATTTCCAAACTCTAGCAATTCCGGTTTTATAGAGTTGAAAAAATACTCCATCTACCAAAACTCTTGGTACTGGTTGTTCTTTTTCTTGATATTTTTGATATTTAAGTTGTAACTCCTCTTCTTGAGTAAGTTTATTAACATGAGTAGTAGGGACTATGACACTTTCCATTCTAGGCAATATTCCCTGGGCCAGTTTAACTGCTTGAGCAACATTTGATATCCCTACTTGCTCGCAGTTAATAATTAATTGCCTTGGAGTTCCCTCTGAGGTAAAAATAAGTCCTTGGTATCCCTCTACATTAGTATTCAAATTAGTCAATTTATCGGGTATGTTCAACTTAGTAACAGAAATACCATGCTTTTGGGCTAGTGCCTCAATATCTTTTAATGTTATTTCATATGTACCCGGATCTCTATTAATCTGTTGAGTAACAAAGTTTAATAAATTTTCTATATTTACCTCAAATTCTGTATCATATGGGAAAAATAATTCTTTAGTGCGAAGTTGCACGTGTGCAAAACTTATCTCTTGATTGGTTGTGGGAACTAAGGTAGGATGCACTTTTGAGAAATAATCTTCTTTTTCGTCTTTTAGAGCATCTTTCAAAGGTTCCGACTTAAAACTTTGGAAACATACTGATGCGCCTAAACTATATCCTGAACTTCCAATAATAGATATAGAACGGAAAGAATATAAATAGCTATCTGTAAAATAGGCATTAACAAGACCAGAGTAAACATCTGGAGCTGTCGCCATAGTAGATGACATAAAATATTTACCATAAATTGACTTAATACGATCAATTATTTTTCTGTGAACAAAAGAATTGTAAACCATAGGCAAAAATTCATGAGATAGCTGATAGTTATAAAATTGTTTCAGTCTTTCTTTTGAATTCCACAACTCGGCATGAGACAACAAACTTAGCTGTAGTCTATTTCTGACCCAAGGTACAATTGCATTGGGCCATCCATATGAGTATCGCAGCCAAGAAACAATATCAACGTTATACTCACTTATTAGCTTTGAAGCGAGTTCAAGTCCATCAGGCATTAAAGCATCGTCATCTCCCAAAACAAAAACATATTCTCCAGTACTATAAGACAATCCCAATTCCCAATTCTCAGATATAGAGAGTCTCTCAGTAGCGCGAAAATATTTAATTCGCTCATCTTTAAATTGATGAACAACTTCATAGGTTTCTTGACTACTAAAGTTATCCATAATGATTAATTCAAAATTTTGATAACTCTGATTTAATACGCTGTCCATTGCGTAGTGTAAGGTTAAATGTCTTTCTCTGGTGGGTATAATAATGGAAAATAAGGGCTGACTCATGTTTTTACCTCAATTATTTTTTTTAATATAGCAATGCTTATTTAATGCATTTAATTGTGATTTATATCCGATTGTATAAAAATATCAAAAAGCTAACTAAAGTTAATGGTGTTTAGTTTAACCTGCAAACAAAATTAACAATATTTAAAACATTGTCTCAATATAAACTAATTATTATTATTATGTTAAACTTTGTAATATATCTTGAAATTTAATAACATTTTTAACACCTAATTTTCTGACTTTTTCTATGATTTCATTTGAAGAACTTCTCGCCAAAACAATCACGACATCTGGCTGTAACATCTTAATCTGAGAAGGATTTTGAATTAGGATTTTTCCATATATAGGAAATACTTTGTATAGATACTCATCCACTACCCCTAAAAGTTTATCTGTGTTTAGTTTGCCATATTTAATCAGGGCATCAAAAATTTTACCGCCTCCCCAAAATACAACTTTTTGACGTAACATGAATTTATTAATTATTTCGGCAACTTCTTGTAAAAGTTGACGATTTTTTTCTAAATATATTTGATAATTATTAATTATCGTTTTTATTCTCTCTATATCACTTTGGTAGTCAAATATTTTTGTTTGATCACTGCCCTCGGACTTAACAGCTACTATAGTGATATTAAAAGAATCATAATCATCTTTTCCGAGAATAATATTGAATCCTAAGTACCTCAAGTATTCAATTAATATGTCCCGTTGAAAATGAAATCGATGTTTATCAATAAAAAACTCTTCCACAGTATCAGTTAAACATAACACATCTAAATTAGGTACTTCTAAAAATAAATAGCCTCCTGTTACTAATAATTTATGAATTTTCTTTAACATTATTGAGGCTGACTCAGCGTGTTCTAACGTATGAGAACAATAGATAAAATCAAAATATTGTGTAGAAAAGGTAACATTTTCTAATGTATCTTGATATAAAATGAAGTTGGAAGTATTTTTGTAATCATTTATTATTGTTGAGTCAGGCTCAACTCCTGTAATGTTTAAGTTCGGATAAAGCTCATTAAGCCAGAGAATAAAATTACCTCGGTTTGAACCTATATCTAAAACTGAGTTTAGTCTATCCAAAGGAATAACAGAAGAAATCAGGGGAATTGCAGCTTTTAGCCTTAAACCTTTCCCATGTCGTACATTACCCCAATCTGCTCCACTGCTAACAGAAGCTATTCTTTGACTAAGTTTTGGCTTTACGAAAATACTTTGTACTAAACCACAGTGTTTGCATACTTTTACCTCAGCCTCTCTAGGTGATTCTATTACTTGATATACTGATTCTAAATCTATAGATTGACAAAAATTACACACAACCATATTTTTAGTATTCAACATTATATTCCTCCGTTTCTGCATAACCAAAGTTTTCCATCATATCTCCGGCAATATAATTAAATTGTTCTATTTGTTTAGTGGTTAATTTAAAGTCCATAGGAAAAATGACATTTTGTGGAGTCTGTAAAAATTCAAAAAAATGATCTTCGTAATCTAAATTAAAAAAGTTGAGAAATTTTTTTAATACTTCAGGTTTTTTCGTTATATCTTCTAGTCGCACTATAAGTTTTTGTTCTTCAGATATTTTAGCCAAAGATTCATTCACAACCCTATTGGATTCTCTCCATTGATAACAAGCACGTTGAAATTGATCAAACTGCCCAAAGTCGTCAGCAAAAGGTTGTCCATTTTGAGGGATATTCCACCAATATTTTTTTTCTGGCGGAGGCATGGGTAGTTTATCCGAGTTTTTTAACCATTCTTCCATAATTTTTATGCTTTGATCGTCGTACATTTCATGATTAAGTTTATGGAAATAAGATGCAGCAACTTTTCGTCCATCTCTAACTAAATGAACAAATTTGGCTTGAGGGAATAAGTCCAAAATAGGTTCAATAATCCAAGATATTTTATTTGAACAATCAATCCAATATTGAGATTGAGAATAATAAATTCCAGCACCATGTAACTCCATAAACTTTTTTTGTAACACATCTGAAGAAATACGCTTCATAAAGTAAAGGGCAGCATATTGTTGAATATGAGTACATAAATACTCATGATAAATTTCTATATGAGGATATCCAGATAATAGTTTATAAATCATCCTTGTTCCTGAACGCCCACTGCCTACTACAAAGATTGGTGTTGTGCTATTAGAACCCATATAAAAATTCCTTTTTTTGATAACAAGATACTAATTATGTAAAATTTAGCTAAATTATAAAAATTTTTGAATATGCCTATATTATGTATCCTAAATTTTGTAGCTTATTAATTACTTTATTAACGCTCTCTTCAATAGTTTCCTCGGCTGTGTAACAAACTAATTCAGGATTTAAAGGTTTTTCATAAGGATCGTCAACTCCTGTAAAATATTTAATTTCTCCAGCGCGAACTTTACTATATAGTCCCTTGACATCGCGTTTCTCGCAAACTTCTAGTGGTGAATTTACATATACTTCAATAAAATTTTGGATTGTATTTCGCATCTCATCACGAATATTTCGATATGGACTAATTACAGCTACAATTGCAATCACGCCATTACGACTTAATAAGTCTGCTACAAATCCAATCCGCTTTATATTTGTCTCTCTATCTTCCTTGCTAAAGCCTAGTCCCTTGGAAAGATGAGTTCGTACAACATCACCATCTAAGACTTCTACCAAATAGCCACATTTTTTCAAGTGCTGTTCTACTTCCTTTGAAATTGTAGTTTTACCAGCACCACTAAGACCAGTAAACCACAAAGTAAATCCTTGTTTATTCATTACTAATCCTTCCTGTGAATAAAGTATTATTACTACGAATTATCAGTAACATATTGCAATATTTCACTCACAGCATGGGTCTGATCCTTTACTAGGACGAATATTGCCCCTGTGTGAACTGCTACTGATATATGATATTCTTGCGTATGTTTATCTCATGGTAAAGTCCTTATAACTCTAAATGAGGAACAATCATATTAGCCAAAAACTCTTTTCGCTCTAAAAATGGCCACATATCTTCAAGCGGTTTAGAAACCATTGTGCCATCTGGTTTGCTTGTGGAAGTGATCCGAGGAGCGGTAAATTGATTAGGTGATATCAGCACTTCACAAATAAAGGCTGAAGGTGAATTTAAAACCTCTATTACCTTTTCTCTAATTCCTCCATGATCAGCTATTTTTGTATAAGGAATATCAAAAGCTGCACTAATTTTACTAATATCAGGTAAAGTTAGACCACTATTAGGATTACTAGCAACATATCTGCCTTGAAAATAATTTTTTTGGGTATTTTGAATAGAAATATATCCGTCATTATTCAAAATAAAAAATTTAATAGGTAATTTTAATCTCTTGAGAGTTTCTAGTTCCTGAACATTCATAATAAACCCGCCATCTCCATCAATACAGATGGTGTGCTTTCCCCCACTTGCTAAACAACCACCAATGGCAGATGCAATACCAAAACCCATAGCTCCTAGTCCTTCGGTGTTAAAAATCCGCATTCCGGGCTTAACTCTAAACCCTTGCATGGTAATTTCACTACAAGCTCCAGAACTACCAGGAATCAATAAATCATCTTCTGACATTTCTTCAGATAAAACATCAATAAGAACGTAGTTATTAACTCTGTCCGATTCTTGCCAATATTCGGGGAGGATTACAGGATATTTAGCTTGCCAATCTTTACAACGATTGAGCCAGCTACTACGGTCTTGAGAGATAATTTTGTCTCTTTTTTCCAAACAGTCTCCTATAAAATCACCTGCATCGGCACAAATAGGGACATCAATAGGCATCATCATTTTACTAATTTCATTAGGGTCAATATCAACAATAATTTTTTTAGCCCCACGAGCAAAATTTTGATGATTGTATCCAGTTTGTCCAAAATCTAGCCTAGCTCCAATAGTTATTAATAAGTCAGAGTTTTGTTGAGTAAAGTTAGCTCCTCGTTGCCCAATCGCTCCAGGTCTGCCGGCAAATAACCAGTGAGATTCCGGCAAAAAGTCAATGGCTTTCCATGTGGTGAGAACGGGAATTTGGAGGATTTCGATTAGCTGCAAAAAATCTTCTATTGCTCCGGCTAGTCTAACTCCATTCCCAACTAAGATACAGGGTCTTTCTGCCTGATTCAATAGCCTAATAGTTTCGCTAATCTGTTGTTGTAGTAAACTGTGATCAATTGGCTTTTCTACTTCCTGTTTATCAAAGCCAACTAACTCAGTTTCTTCTATTTGGGCAGCTTGAATATCCAAGGGAATATCAATCCACACAGGCCCAGGTCTACCATTTTTGGCCAGGTAAACAGCTTTTTCGAGGTGATAGCGGATGGTTTTGGGGTCTGTCACTACTACAGCATATTTAGTAATTGGTTTTACCATCTCTACGATATTTATTTCCTGAAACCCCATCTGTCGTACACCGCGCGTCCCTACTAAATCAGCCGTTTTCACTTGACCTGATATAAATAAACAAGGTGTAGAATCTAACCAAGCTCCAGCCACTCCAGTGAGAGTGTTGGTTCCCCCTGGCCCTGTGGTGACTAAAGCTACTCCTAAGTTATTGGTGTACTGTCCATACGCTTCGGCTGCGATCGCGCAAGCTTGTTCATGAAGATTGCAAATATATTTTAATTGTTGACACCTACCCACAGAGTCTAGTAGATGCATACAGCCTCCTCCTGGCAATAAAAAAATATGTTCTACACCCAAATTGGCAATAAACTGAATTACATAATCAGAAAGTTTGATCATCTTCATTAACCTCTACCCAAATTTGTCAAAGAATCTAATATTTCTGTTCTTGTCATCCTAGAGTTATTCCAAGGTTGAGGCATTAAAAATGTCTTCATTCCTAATTTTTGGGCTGCTTGAATATGATTAGGATTATCATCAATCATTATTTGCCCCTGTTTCCACCAAGCTAAAAATGATTCTTTATCTTGATCATACTCAGGAATCAAATTACCAACTCGGTAGGAGGGAACAAAGGCAAAACACCGAATCCATTTACCAAAATGCCTAATTACCCAATCTGCCATCAAAGGTGCTGTTTTTATCGGTGTTGCTGTTAAGGCAATATGACGAAAATAACTACCCCATTTTTTAAACCATTCTAATACTTCTGGTTCTGGTTTTAATTGAGATATTCCTCCCGATAACCGATAATCATCTAGACTATTTAAGTATTCCTCTTTCTCAATTCCTAGTATTAAATGAGGTGGATTTTTATTAAATTCTGTATATTTGATAGTACAAGTAGGATGATAAAGTAACCAAGACTGCTCCCACCACATCAGCATTAAATTATTTAATACGTCATCTACATCCCAAACTATTGTTAACATTAGTAATATCTCCTTTAATCAGCTAATTAATCCAGTAAGTTAGTTGAGTTTTTCTGTCTTTTTTAGCTGCAATATTTGGATCAGTATAATAGGAATCATCTTGGTGATGAGTTGACGAAATTTCTTCTAATACCGCTCCATTTTCGCTACTAAAAGTATGTTTAGCACCTCTCTCTATAGTCACAATATTGCCTGCTGTGCATTTTTTGTCTTCACCATCAATAGTTATGTTTACATCGCCATACTGCACAATGAATGTTTCTTCTTTGACCTTGTGATATTGTTCTGGGTGGCTCTGTCCAGGCAAAACTACAATTAATTTTTTACAGTATTCACGATTTATATAATTAATGATCGTACAGCCAAATTGATAAAATTTTTCAATGCCATAATGATGAGATATTTCAAATTCTAATTGTTGTGGTACAACTACTCTGCTTTTTTTAAGCAACTTTTTGACTTTTTGGATAATTTCATATACTTGCTCTCTAATCTCTATTTTCTTGGTATTTACTGACAGAATTGCATGATTTATTGGCAAATCTTCTTCAGCGTAAAAATATGTATATTTAGACATATCATTAGCTGTAATTTGATTTTCTATAGTGGGAATTGCCAAAAAAGTATTGCTTAAATCAACTTTTTCGCCTTTTTTAATTGGATATTTAGCAAATACTCCCCTTCTCAAAGAGAATAAACTATACTTTTCAGTTTCACTAAATTTTTGTCTTTGACCTACTACTCCACACATATTTAATGTCATTTTTACTGATTCTAACCATCTTTTTATTTGGGTAGTGTTGGCTGAATAATTGTTTAAAGATATAGTTTTTGTTGCTACACCAACGTGTTTTTCAAAAATAGTAGCCCCTTTAGCTATGGCGATTTTAATTGCTTCAGTATTATCAGGGTCTTCGTGAGTAGAATAACCTATTCTAATTTGTGGATAACGTTGCATTAATAATTCAATTTGATTCAATTGCAGATGATCATCTCTTGTGGGATATTCACCTACACAGTGCATTAGAGATATATTTTTTTCTCGATGTAAAAAGAAACTTACAACCTTATCAATTGCTTCTAATTCTACTCCGGCTGTGGAAGCAATAATGGGTTTATTAGTTTGAGCTATTCTTTCTAATAAAGGCCAATCTGTTAAAGAACAACTAGCTATTTTAATTATGTCAAAATTATGCTCTTCTATTTTCTTAACTGAATTTTCATCAAAGGGAGTACAAATTTTGATAAATTCTAATTTTTCCATTTCTTGTACTAACAATCTAAATTCTGCTTCTGTTAGTCTTGTTTCCGAAAAACGCTTGATATATTTTAAATCAAATCTGTTTTGAAAATCAGGATGAATAAATGTATCTAAATCACGATATTGAAGTTTAAATCCAAATTGGAATATATCGCTAAAATTTTGTTTTATTTGGGCAAATTGACGGATGATTTCTAAGCCATGTTCTACAGAACCATTATGATTATTTGCTATTTCTAATATAAACAATAGCCTGTGATCGATATTACTCATAATTTTTCTAATTGTGTGAATTAATGATTTTTTTTATTGACATTTTTAAGTCTATTTTTTGCTTTAATTCTAATTCTAAATAAGCTCTTTTAACCGAAGGTATATATCTTTCGGGAATTTGACCAACTAACGGAGTTTTACCTATTTGAATTTCTGTTGTTGGTGAACATATTTCCGCCACTGTCTTAGCTAATTCACTAATGGATATTGCCTGATCTGAGCCAACATTATAGGGAAAACCACTTTTACCTTTAAATAAAATTGTCCATAACCAAATCATCAAATCTGATGCATATAAATATGATCTTAAGGGTGTTCCATCTCCTTTAATTTCAATGTTTTTTCCTTCTATTGCATCTTGAATAAAATTACCAATAGCAAAATGAAGATTAAGGGGTAAATATGCTCCTATAAATGCAAAACATCGGGCAATTTTAGTTTCTATACCATATTGTTGATGATATAATGTACAAAGTAATTCAGAAGCTCTTTTTCCTTCTCCATAACTGGATGATATATTACAAGGATCAGGAGAACCTTCATAAGTTTCAGAAATATGAGACATCGTATCAGGTTGTTTACCATAAACTGCCCCTGAACTAGTTAATAAATATTTTTTTACTCCTGATACTTTCGCAAATTCTAAGGTTCTTTTTGTCCCTTCTATGATCTCATTGAACATTCCTAAGTGATTATCTTGATATAAGAGAGCGTTAGTGGAAGTTCCTGCATGAATTAAGTGAGAAAATTCTCCTTTAGGGAAGGGGAAATTGCAGATATCCCCTTGATAAAATTCTAAAGCAGGGTGATTAAACAAATGAGGACATTTTTGTTTAAATCTCTCTGGATCTCTTGTTAAAATTACTGCTTGAGCAGACGATTTTAATTGCTCAACTATATAAGTAAAACTCTCTAGTAACCAACAGCCGAAAAAACCTGTTCCCCCGGTAATAAATATCCGCTTTTCATTCATTTCATCCCATAATGATTCTGTATGGATAAGAATATGTTGTAAATCCTCTATTAATATCTTCGTCATATTCTCTCTCGTCCACAGAATTTATATAGGTGTTTTAGCATATATAAAAATATATTTTCATTTAAAGCAGGATATACTCCAACCCAAAAACTGTTATTCATTACATAATCAGTATTTGTTAAATCCCCTAATACTCGATACTTTAAGCCTTTATAGGCTGGTTGCTTAATTAAATTTCCTCCAAATAATAGTCTTGTTGTTATTTTATTTTCTTCTAAATATTTCACCAATTCATAGCGATTAAACCCAGCATTTTCTTTGACTGAAATCATAAAACCAAACCAACTTGGTTCAGATTCATCGGTAGGTTTCGGTAAAATTAATACATCTTGTAAATCTACTAATTTTTGATATATAAAATCAAAATTATTCCTTCTTTTCTGCACAAATTGAGGCAATTTTTCCAATTGTGCCAAGCCTACCGCAGCTTGCATATCAGTCATTTTTAAGTTATAGCCAATATGGGAATAAGTATATTTATGATCATACCCAAAAGGTAATTCTCCTAATTGCCAGCCAAATCTTTTATTACAAGTATTATCTACTCCAGGAGGACACCAACAACTCCTTCCCCAGTCTCTCAAGGATTCTAGAATTTTTCTTAATTTAGAATCATTAGTTAATACTGCTCCCCCTTCTCCCATCGTAATATGATGAGCAGGATAAAAACTTGCTGTGGCTATATGTCCAAATGTTCCTGTTTTTTGTCCTTGATATAAACTTCCTAATGCATCACAATTATCCTCTATTAACCATAAATTATATTTTTGGGCAAATTCAGTTACTGTCTTTAAATTAAATGGATTACCTAATGCATGAGCGATCATTATCCCACGAGTGCGCTCTGATAATCCTGCTTCTAATTGAGTAATATCTATGTTATAAGAGGGAATTTCTATATCTAAAAATACTGGGACTAATTGATTTTGAAAAATTGGATTTACTGTGGTAGGAAAACCCGCAGCCACAGTAATTATTTCATCTCCAGGTTTTAATCTTTTCTCTCCTAATTCTGGGGATGTTAATGCGGTTAATGCTAATAGATTAGCTGATGAACCTGAATTTACTAATAAACAGTGTTTAACCCCTATCCATTGGGCAAATTTTTCCTCAAATTCGGCTGCAAAACGTCCGGTTGTTAACCAAAAGTCTAGGGATGAATCTACTAAATACTGTAGTTCTTGTTGATCAAATACTTTCCCTGATACTGGTACAAGTGTTTCTCCTGGTATAAAATCACGTTGCGGAAATGCTTCTGAGTAATATTCTGCTACCAATTGGAGAATTTGCGATCGCAATAGTTGTTTTTTTTCCATTCGTTTTTACTTTAAAAGATTTTGATACCAATTAATGGTTTTTTCTAATCCTGTATCTAGGTCAAATGAGGGATACCAATTTAATATTTTTCTCGATTTTTGACTAGATAAATATTGGTTTTTAATTTCATTACTCGCTTGATTTAAAATTTTTGGTTTTAAATCTGAGTTCATCAATGTTAATATTTTTTCTACTAAGTCTAAAACTGTTAATTTTATCTCTAAAGAAAAATTAAATGCCTCACCAATCAATTCAGGGTGATGTGATAAGTTTTCTGCTAATAACATATAAGCTTTCACACCATCTTCTACATATAGATAATCTCTGACAAAGCAACCATTAGATCTGATTATAGGAGGTTTTTCTTTTAAGATAGATTTAATAGTTCCTGGTACAATTCGACTCCAGTTTAAATCACCTCCACCATAAAAGTTACCACAACGGGCGATCGCTACTGGTAAATTATAAGTATGGGCATAAGTTTGAGTAATTAAATCAGCACAAGATTTACTTACATCGTAGGGATGTATACCTTTTAGGGGAGTATTTTCTTCATAAGGTAACTGTATCTGTTCCCCATAGGCTTTATCTGAAGATGCCACTATAATTTGTTTGACTGTAGAACTATGACGGCAAGCTTCAAGTAAACGCCAAGTACCAGCAATATTGGTTTCAAAAGTAGAAATGGGGTTACGGTTAGCAACTCCTACGACAGTTTGAGCGGCTAAATGAATAACCGTATTAATTTCATATTCTTCTAAAATTCTTTGTAACAGAGCTTGATCAAAAATATCACCTCTAACAACTTTAACTTTTTCTAAAACTCGATTTTGTATCAAAAAACTTTGAGGAATCCAGTCTCGAACTAAACAAACAATATCTGCACCAACGGTTAATAGATGTTTAACTAACCAACTACCAACCAATCCTGTTGCACCTGTAATAAAAATTGGTCTATCTTGCCAGAAGTTAGAGCTATTCCTCATACTTAATTCCATACTTTCCAAGGGGGATTAACACTATCCCATAATTCTTTTAATCTGTATTTGTCTCTTAAAGTATCCATACACTGCCAGAAATCATAATGACGATAGGCAGCTAATTGTCCTTCATTAGCTAGTTTTTCTAATAAAGCAACTTCTAATATTTCATCATCACCCTTTAAATAGTTAAAAATCTTGGGTTCAAAAATTAAAAATCCTCCATTAATCCAACCTTCTCCCATTTGAGGTTTTTCCAGAAATTCATCTACTAAATCACCGTGAAATCTTAAACTGCCAAAACGGGCTGGAGGACGGACTGCGGTTACGGTTGCTAAACATTTATGAGATTTATGAAATTCTAATAATTCCTTAATGTTTAAATTAGCAACTCCATCACCATAAGTAACCATAAATGTTTCATTATCTAACCAAGGCTGTAATCTTTTGATTCTACCTGCTGTCATGGTGTCTAATCCTGTGTCCATGAGATGAAGAATCCAATCCTCGGCTGCGTTATTATGAATATTTACATGACCATCTTGTAAATTAATAGTCATACTAGAATTTAGATTGTAATACTCCAAAAAATAGCGTTTAATATAATCGCCTTTATAGCCCAAAGCAATGTAAAAATCTTTATACCCATAATGAGCATAGATTTTCATAATATGCCAAAGTATAGGGCGACCACCAATTTCTACCATTGGTTTTGGGATGATTTCTGTTTCTTCTGCCAGACGAGTTCCTAATCCTCCAGCTAAAATCACAACTTTCATTTTGTTTTATCTTTAGCTAATGGACTTCATAGTATA from Nostoc sp. UHCC 0926 includes these protein-coding regions:
- a CDS encoding glycosyltransferase gives rise to the protein MSQPLFSIIIPTRERHLTLHYAMDSVLNQSYQNFELIIMDNFSSQETYEVVHQFKDERIKYFRATERLSISENWELGLSYSTGEYVFVLGDDDALMPDGLELASKLISEYNVDIVSWLRYSYGWPNAIVPWVRNRLQLSLLSHAELWNSKERLKQFYNYQLSHEFLPMVYNSFVHRKIIDRIKSIYGKYFMSSTMATAPDVYSGLVNAYFTDSYLYSFRSISIIGSSGYSLGASVCFQSFKSEPLKDALKDEKEDYFSKVHPTLVPTTNQEISFAHVQLRTKELFFPYDTEFEVNIENLLNFVTQQINRDPGTYEITLKDIEALAQKHGISVTKLNIPDKLTNLNTNVEGYQGLIFTSEGTPRQLIINCEQVGISNVAQAVKLAQGILPRMESVIVPTTHVNKLTQEEELQLKYQKYQEKEQPVPRVLVDGVFFQLYKTGIARVWKSLLEQWANTKFAEHILVLDRANTAPKINGINYRTIHAYDYNNTEGDRQILQQVCDEEGAELFISSYYTTPITTPSVFMAYDMIPEVLGGNLNEPMWTEKHNGIKHASAFIAISENTAKDLSTFFPYIPLESITVAHCGVDSLFCPASEVEINAFKYKYGIHKPYFLLSGLGGYKNAILFFQAFAQLSNKHNFDIVVTGAGSQLPSEWRHYTAGCTFHGLQLSDEELRLAYAGAVALVYPSQYEGFGMPVIEAMACGSPVITTPNASLPEAGGEAVIYVKDDDIEGMVDALYEVQKPSCRNLLINAGLEQAKHFSWIKMGEIVKIALIKTLFLDLNLKEINIIVFPDWSTDEEKLGLELIDVIQLIISHLNHKQITLLVDINSIAQEEADLFLQSIAMHLMIQEEIDITERLTISLLRDLTDSQWQSLIPCINARFVLEHENQQIVANQQVRQIPLFSIENL
- a CDS encoding class I SAM-dependent methyltransferase → MLNTKNMVVCNFCQSIDLESVYQVIESPREAEVKVCKHCGLVQSIFVKPKLSQRIASVSSGADWGNVRHGKGLRLKAAIPLISSVIPLDRLNSVLDIGSNRGNFILWLNELYPNLNITGVEPDSTIINDYKNTSNFILYQDTLENVTFSTQYFDFIYCSHTLEHAESASIMLKKIHKLLVTGGYLFLEVPNLDVLCLTDTVEEFFIDKHRFHFQRDILIEYLRYLGFNIILGKDDYDSFNITIVAVKSEGSDQTKIFDYQSDIERIKTIINNYQIYLEKNRQLLQEVAEIINKFMLRQKVVFWGGGKIFDALIKYGKLNTDKLLGVVDEYLYKVFPIYGKILIQNPSQIKMLQPDVVIVLARSSSNEIIEKVRKLGVKNVIKFQDILQSLT
- a CDS encoding sulfotransferase family protein translates to MGSNSTTPIFVVGSGRSGTRMIYKLLSGYPHIEIYHEYLCTHIQQYAALYFMKRISSDVLQKKFMELHGAGIYYSQSQYWIDCSNKISWIIEPILDLFPQAKFVHLVRDGRKVAASYFHKLNHEMYDDQSIKIMEEWLKNSDKLPMPPPEKKYWWNIPQNGQPFADDFGQFDQFQRACYQWRESNRVVNESLAKISEEQKLIVRLEDITKKPEVLKKFLNFFNLDYEDHFFEFLQTPQNVIFPMDFKLTTKQIEQFNYIAGDMMENFGYAETEEYNVEY
- the cysC gene encoding adenylyl-sulfate kinase; translated protein: MILYSQEGLVMNKQGFTLWFTGLSGAGKTTISKEVEQHLKKCGYLVEVLDGDVVRTHLSKGLGFSKEDRETNIKRIGFVADLLSRNGVIAIVAVISPYRNIRDEMRNTIQNFIEVYVNSPLEVCEKRDVKGLYSKVRAGEIKYFTGVDDPYEKPLNPELVCYTAEETIEESVNKVINKLQNLGYII
- a CDS encoding thiamine pyrophosphate-binding protein gives rise to the protein MIKLSDYVIQFIANLGVEHIFLLPGGGCMHLLDSVGRCQQLKYICNLHEQACAIAAEAYGQYTNNLGVALVTTGPGGTNTLTGVAGAWLDSTPCLFISGQVKTADLVGTRGVRQMGFQEINIVEMVKPITKYAVVVTDPKTIRYHLEKAVYLAKNGRPGPVWIDIPLDIQAAQIEETELVGFDKQEVEKPIDHSLLQQQISETIRLLNQAERPCILVGNGVRLAGAIEDFLQLIEILQIPVLTTWKAIDFLPESHWLFAGRPGAIGQRGANFTQQNSDLLITIGARLDFGQTGYNHQNFARGAKKIIVDIDPNEISKMMMPIDVPICADAGDFIGDCLEKRDKIISQDRSSWLNRCKDWQAKYPVILPEYWQESDRVNNYVLIDVLSEEMSEDDLLIPGSSGACSEITMQGFRVKPGMRIFNTEGLGAMGFGIASAIGGCLASGGKHTICIDGDGGFIMNVQELETLKRLKLPIKFFILNNDGYISIQNTQKNYFQGRYVASNPNSGLTLPDISKISAAFDIPYTKIADHGGIREKVIEVLNSPSAFICEVLISPNQFTAPRITSTSKPDGTMVSKPLEDMWPFLERKEFLANMIVPHLEL